Proteins from a genomic interval of Caulobacter sp. NIBR1757:
- a CDS encoding DUF4164 family protein — protein sequence MSGESEGGALDLAVRRLERALGVLEQRLSERVREAGAEAGGLFDADRARLASELDASRARERALEEAGAQASEALGRAIGEIRSALGEG from the coding sequence ATGAGCGGAGAGTCGGAGGGCGGGGCCCTCGACCTGGCCGTGCGCCGCCTGGAGCGGGCGCTGGGGGTGTTGGAGCAACGGCTGAGCGAACGGGTGCGCGAAGCCGGCGCCGAGGCTGGCGGCCTGTTCGACGCGGACCGCGCGCGCCTGGCCTCCGAGCTCGATGCGTCGCGGGCCCGGGAGCGGGCCTTGGAGGAGGCCGGGGCGCAGGCGTCGGAGGCGCTCGGCCGCGCCATCGGTGAAATCCGTTCCGCCCTGGGAGAAGGCTAG
- the zapA gene encoding cell division protein ZapA, with translation MGQLNVTVNGKPFLVGCEDGQERHLMDLAAAFDQQVRAVGQEVGQLGETRLFLMTALLLTDELSDLKLRLTHMQNELAKVQAEQARVEMKAAAALENAAKRIEKLGSGEG, from the coding sequence ATGGGCCAGCTCAATGTGACGGTGAACGGCAAGCCCTTCCTGGTCGGCTGCGAGGATGGCCAGGAACGCCACCTGATGGATCTCGCCGCCGCCTTCGACCAGCAGGTTCGGGCCGTCGGGCAGGAGGTTGGCCAGCTGGGCGAGACGCGGCTGTTCCTGATGACGGCGCTGTTGCTGACCGACGAGCTGTCGGACCTGAAGCTGCGACTGACCCACATGCAGAACGAGCTGGCCAAGGTGCAGGCCGAACAGGCGCGGGTTGAGATGAAGGCGGCGGCGGCGCTGGAGAACGCGGCCAAACGCATCGAGAAGCTGGGTAGCGGCGAAGGCTAG
- a CDS encoding 5-formyltetrahydrofolate cyclo-ligase yields MTTDPILDAKKAALRIEARRTRKALQVQHPEAEWMIAGRADELLHSVSLGPGVAALYKALGAEIDPRPLGEALMRKGWRLALPAVIDLEGPLEFRAWAPRDTLAHDLAGLPAPLDSAPPVAPSLILVPLLAFDRRGHRLGQGGGFYDRTFEALRRSPRPPPFVGLAYEGQELDTIPHGPHDQPLDGILTEAGYTAARKDI; encoded by the coding sequence ATGACCACCGACCCCATCCTCGACGCCAAGAAGGCCGCCCTGCGCATCGAGGCCCGCCGCACGCGCAAGGCGTTGCAGGTCCAGCACCCCGAAGCCGAATGGATGATCGCCGGCCGGGCCGATGAACTCCTCCACAGCGTCAGCCTCGGGCCCGGCGTCGCCGCCCTCTACAAGGCCCTGGGCGCCGAGATCGACCCGCGGCCCCTCGGCGAGGCGTTGATGCGCAAGGGCTGGCGGCTGGCGCTGCCGGCCGTGATCGACCTCGAAGGGCCGCTGGAGTTCCGCGCCTGGGCGCCGCGCGACACACTGGCGCACGACCTCGCCGGCCTGCCCGCGCCACTCGACAGCGCCCCGCCGGTCGCCCCCAGCCTGATCCTCGTGCCGCTGCTGGCCTTCGATCGCCGTGGGCATCGCCTCGGCCAGGGCGGCGGCTTTTACGATCGCACCTTCGAGGCCCTGCGCCGGTCTCCCCGGCCCCCCCCCTTCGTCGGCCTGGCCTATGAGGGCCAGGAACTGGACACCATCCCGCATGGGCCGCATGACCAGCCGCTGGATGGGATTCTGACCGAGGCGGGCTATACTGCGGCCCGAAAGGACATTTGA
- a CDS encoding organic hydroperoxide resistance protein encodes MTDPIYTAKAHAVGGRAGTAKSDDGHLDVKLGYPKSMGGDGSGTNPEQLFAAGYAACFLGALGLVARGAGVKLGEHSLDSEVDLIKDDTSFHIGVRLTLTAPDLDKAQAEDLLHKAHEVCPYSKATRGNVEVTLAVA; translated from the coding sequence ATGACCGACCCCATCTACACCGCCAAGGCCCACGCCGTCGGCGGCCGCGCCGGCACGGCCAAGTCCGATGACGGCCATCTGGACGTCAAGCTGGGCTATCCGAAATCCATGGGCGGTGACGGGTCGGGGACCAATCCCGAGCAGCTGTTCGCGGCCGGCTACGCGGCCTGTTTCCTGGGCGCCCTGGGCCTGGTGGCGCGCGGCGCCGGGGTCAAGCTCGGTGAGCATAGCCTCGACAGCGAGGTCGATCTGATCAAGGACGACACCAGCTTCCACATCGGCGTGCGGCTGACCCTGACCGCGCCGGACCTGGACAAGGCCCAGGCGGAAGACCTGCTGCACAAGGCGCACGAGGTCTGTCCCTATTCGAAAGCGACGCGCGGCAATGTCGAGGTGACTCTGGCGGTGGCCTAG
- a CDS encoding TIGR00282 family metallophosphoesterase, whose amino-acid sequence MRIAFFGDVVGRAGRDGLSDHLPDLRRRLSLDFVIVNAENAAAGFGITENTARELYEAGADCLTLGNHSWDQKEALTYIVREPRMIRPANYPILSDAPGRGSNLYVLADGRRILVTNILGRVHMDAMDDPFAAVNRELDTAPLGIVADAVVVDMHCEATSEKMAMGHFCDGRASLVVGTHTHVPTADAQILPGGTAYQTDAGACADYNSVIGNDKEEPLRRFTTKISQGRYRPAEGEATVCGVYVETDDRTGLAKRIEPIRIGGRLKETVPQVALVNA is encoded by the coding sequence ATGCGTATCGCTTTTTTCGGGGATGTCGTCGGCCGGGCCGGCCGTGACGGACTCTCCGACCACCTGCCGGATCTGCGCCGCCGCCTGTCGCTCGACTTCGTGATCGTCAACGCCGAGAACGCCGCCGCCGGATTCGGCATCACCGAGAACACCGCCCGCGAGCTGTACGAAGCCGGGGCCGACTGCCTGACCCTCGGCAACCACAGCTGGGACCAGAAGGAAGCGTTGACCTACATCGTCCGCGAGCCGCGGATGATCCGGCCGGCCAACTATCCGATCCTGTCCGACGCGCCTGGCCGGGGCAGCAACCTGTACGTCCTGGCCGACGGGCGGCGAATCCTGGTCACCAACATTCTCGGCCGTGTCCACATGGACGCCATGGACGACCCCTTCGCGGCCGTGAACCGCGAACTGGACACCGCCCCGCTGGGCATCGTCGCCGACGCCGTCGTCGTCGACATGCACTGCGAGGCGACCAGCGAGAAGATGGCCATGGGCCACTTCTGCGACGGCCGCGCCAGCCTGGTGGTCGGCACCCATACGCACGTGCCCACGGCCGACGCCCAGATCCTGCCCGGCGGCACCGCCTACCAGACCGACGCCGGGGCCTGCGCCGACTACAACAGCGTCATCGGCAACGACAAGGAAGAGCCGCTGCGCCGCTTCACCACCAAGATCAGCCAGGGCCGCTACCGCCCGGCCGAGGGCGAGGCGACGGTGTGCGGCGTCTATGTCGAGACCGACGACCGCACCGGCCTGGCCAAACGCATCGAGCCGATCCGCATCGGCGGGCGGCTGAAGGAAACCGTGCCGCAGGTCGCTCTGGTCAACGCCTGA
- the tkt gene encoding transketolase, with translation MSVSPVKMADAIRVLSMDAVHAAKSGHQGAPMGLADVATVLFTKFLKYDAAKPDWADRDRFVLSAGHASMLIYSLLHLTGSKAVTMDQIRNFRQWGSATPGHPEYGHTPGVETTTGPLGQGIATAVGMAMAERSMNARYGDDLVDHRTWVIAGDGCLMEGVSQEAISLAGHLKLNKLIVIFDDNNTTIDGAATISESGDQQLRFKAAGWAVKAVDGHDHGKIAAAMRWATRQDKPVMLACKTKISKGAGPKEGDVHGHGYSLFDEEATLARQAMGWPLPPFEIPDDIAAEWKKAGRKGAGARRKWDARLKADARGADFTRAMKGDLPKDAFKAIDAYIADLLNEPVANATRVHSGSALAKLTPAIPEMIGGSADLTGSNNTYVKGMTPFDAPDYAGTYVHYGVREHGMAAAMNGMALHGGVIPFSGTFMVFSDYSRAAIRLGALMGVRVIHVMTHDSIGLGEDGPTHQPVEHLAALRAMPNLLVFRPADAVEAAECWKSALEHKATPSIMALSRQKTPVGRTFAPENMSAKGAYELAPATGEAQVTIFASGTEVGVAMSARSILEAGGIGTRVVSTPCWELFEQQPAAYRQQVLGKSKVRVAVEAAVKFGWERFIGEDGVFIGMTGFGASAPFERLYKEFGITAEAVAEAAKAKLTQ, from the coding sequence ATGTCCGTCAGTCCCGTGAAGATGGCCGACGCCATTCGCGTGCTCTCCATGGACGCGGTCCATGCGGCCAAATCGGGGCACCAGGGGGCCCCGATGGGCCTGGCCGATGTGGCCACCGTGCTGTTCACCAAATTCCTCAAGTACGACGCGGCCAAGCCCGACTGGGCCGACCGCGACCGCTTCGTGCTGTCGGCCGGCCACGCCTCGATGCTGATCTACAGCCTGCTGCACCTCACCGGCAGCAAGGCGGTGACGATGGATCAGATCCGCAATTTCCGTCAGTGGGGCAGCGCCACCCCGGGCCACCCCGAGTACGGCCACACCCCGGGCGTCGAAACCACCACCGGTCCGCTGGGCCAGGGCATCGCCACCGCCGTCGGCATGGCCATGGCCGAGCGCTCGATGAACGCCCGCTATGGCGATGACTTGGTCGATCACCGCACCTGGGTGATCGCCGGCGACGGCTGCCTGATGGAGGGCGTCAGCCAGGAGGCCATCAGCCTGGCCGGGCACCTCAAGCTGAACAAGCTGATCGTCATCTTCGACGACAACAACACCACCATCGACGGCGCCGCCACCATCTCCGAAAGCGGCGACCAGCAGCTGCGCTTCAAGGCGGCCGGCTGGGCGGTGAAGGCGGTCGACGGCCACGACCACGGCAAGATCGCCGCCGCCATGCGCTGGGCGACTAGGCAGGACAAGCCGGTGATGCTGGCCTGCAAGACGAAGATCTCCAAGGGCGCCGGGCCCAAGGAAGGCGACGTCCACGGCCACGGCTATTCCCTGTTCGACGAGGAAGCCACCCTGGCCCGCCAGGCCATGGGCTGGCCGCTGCCGCCGTTCGAAATCCCCGACGACATCGCCGCCGAGTGGAAGAAGGCCGGGCGCAAGGGCGCCGGCGCCCGCCGCAAATGGGACGCCCGCCTGAAGGCCGACGCCAGGGGCGCGGACTTCACCCGCGCCATGAAGGGCGACCTGCCCAAGGACGCCTTCAAGGCCATCGACGCCTACATCGCCGACCTGCTCAACGAGCCGGTCGCCAACGCCACCCGTGTCCACAGCGGCTCGGCCCTGGCCAAGCTGACCCCCGCCATCCCGGAGATGATCGGCGGATCGGCGGATCTCACCGGCTCCAACAACACCTACGTCAAGGGCATGACGCCGTTCGACGCCCCGGACTATGCCGGGACCTACGTCCACTACGGCGTGCGCGAGCACGGCATGGCCGCGGCCATGAACGGCATGGCGCTGCACGGCGGGGTCATCCCCTTCAGCGGCACCTTCATGGTCTTCAGCGACTACAGCCGCGCCGCCATCCGTCTGGGCGCCCTGATGGGGGTTCGCGTCATCCACGTCATGACCCACGACTCCATCGGCCTGGGCGAAGACGGCCCGACCCACCAGCCGGTCGAGCACCTGGCCGCCCTGCGCGCCATGCCCAACCTCCTGGTCTTCCGCCCGGCCGACGCCGTCGAGGCCGCCGAATGCTGGAAGTCGGCGCTGGAGCACAAGGCCACGCCGTCGATCATGGCCCTGTCGCGCCAGAAGACCCCGGTCGGCCGCACCTTCGCGCCCGAGAACATGTCGGCCAAGGGCGCCTACGAACTGGCCCCCGCCACCGGCGAGGCCCAGGTCACGATCTTCGCCAGCGGCACCGAGGTCGGCGTCGCCATGTCGGCCCGCAGCATCCTGGAAGCCGGCGGCATCGGCACGCGGGTGGTCTCCACCCCCTGCTGGGAACTCTTCGAGCAGCAGCCGGCCGCCTACCGTCAGCAGGTGCTGGGCAAGTCGAAAGTCCGCGTCGCCGTCGAGGCGGCGGTGAAGTTCGGCTGGGAGCGGTTCATCGGCGAGGACGGGGTCTTCATCGGCATGACCGGCTTTGGCGCCTCGGCGCCGTTCGAGCGGCTCTACAAGGAATTCGGCATCACCGCCGAAGCCGTCGCTGAAGCGGCCAAGGCGAAGCTGACGCAATAA